One window of the Kwoniella dejecticola CBS 10117 chromosome 3, complete sequence genome contains the following:
- a CDS encoding sorting nexin-4 → MSSNPIDEDGFHSIAWDDAPPRTAISPHSPFDEDVGEGFETISSTSATHDEVNASASTSTATPSAAGLGARREGQQSVEADAAEWNGRWMSIEVREPLKEHEGSKDMYVSYAVKTQTNLPTFPHTVIVTRRRFQDFVFLRDHLVRSFPACVVPPIPDKHRLEYIKGDRFGPEFIERRRLDLQRFADRIARHPTLQRSQLVNDFLQSTEWTVAKHHHISHPPPESHSSLMDSLSDTFINAFSKVRKPDGRFVEMAEELERFEEGLTSVERLVGRGKGRIDDLSTDYQDMAAAYQGLGYLESGITEPLNRFAEKMLDFSALLKHMNQSTVEPFLIQSHSLSAYTASHRNVIKLRDQKQLDFEELSAYLSAIVSERDRLAALNSGHSAAPVGLGTYLRDQVDKLRGTDDIHTRRERIRKMDGKITELQEAVTTAHETSTAFSDEVLKEHTVFELSKKEEMKEILQTYADGQVEMLQRAMDDWDRIIPLLQRIRVDV, encoded by the exons ATGTCTTCAAATCCAATAGACGAGGACGGATTTCACTCGATAGCATGGGACGATGCTCCGCCTCGAACCGCTATTTCCCCGCATTCACCTTTTGACGAAGACGTTGGCGAAGGCTTTGAGACAatctcatcgacctcagCGACGCACGACGAAGTAAACGCATCTGCGTCCACATCAACAGCCACACCCTCTGCAGCTGGACTCGGAGCTAGGCGGGAGGGACAACAATCGGTAGAGGCCGACGCAGCTGAATGGAACGGGCGATGGATGAGTATAGAGGTTCGAGAACCCCTCAAAGAGCACGAAGGTAGTAAGGATATGTATGTCTCATATGCTGTAAAGACGCAG ACCAACCTACCTACATTTCCGCACACTGTTATCGTGACTCGACGACGATTTCAGGATTTCGTCTTCCTGCGAGATCACCTGGTGAGGAGCTTCCCAGCTTGCGTGGTCCCACCAATCCCGGATAAACATCGTTTGG AGTATATCAAGGGTGATAGATTCGGACCGGAATTCATCGAGAGAAGGCGTCTTGA CCTGCAACGCTTCGCAGATAGGATAGCAAGACATCCGACGTTACAACGCAGCCAGCTAGTCAACGATTTCTTACAGAGCACAGAATGG ACTGTGGCGAAACATCATCACAtatctcatcctccacctgAATCCCATTCGTCGCTCATGGATTCGCTGTCCGACACATTCATCAACGCCTTCTCGAAAGTGCGTAAACCCGACGGCAGGTTTGTGGAAATGGCAGAGGAGCTAGAGCGCTTTGAAGAGGGTTTGACCTCTGTCGAGCGATTAGTAGGACGAGGCAAAGGCAGAATTGATG ATCTGTCAACTGATTATCAAGATATGGCGGCTGCTTATCAAGGCTTGGGTTATCTCGAATCAGGCATCACCGAGCCGTTGAACAGGTTCGCTGAGAAGATGTTGGATTTCTCTGCCCTGTTGAAGCATATG AACCAATCCACGGTCGAACCATTCCTAATCCAATCTCACTCGTTATCAGCCTACACAGCATCTCACCGAAACGTCATTAAACTCCGCGATCAGAAACAACTGGATTTCGAAGAGCTTTCAGCGTACTTATCTGCCATAGTCTCCGAGAGGGATCGATTGGCAGCGTTGAATTCTGGACATTCAGCTGCGCCCGTCGGACTGGGCACGTATTTGCGGGACCAAGTTGACAAGCTCAGAGGGACCGATGATATACATACGAGGCGGGAAAGGATCCGTAAGATGGATGGAAAGATCACGGAG CTCCAAGAAGCAGTGACTACAGCCCACGAAACCTCCACGGCATTCTCTGACGAAGTCTTGAAAGAACATACGGTCTTCGAACTgtccaagaaagaagagatgaaagagatctTGCAGACGTATGCGGATGGTCAAGTGGAGATGCTTCAGCGTGCGATGGACGATTGGGATCGA ATTATTCCCCTGCTGCAGAGAATTCGGGTCGATGTGTGA
- a CDS encoding calmodulin, translated as MAEQLTKEFKEAFSLFDKDGDGTITTKELGTVMRSLGQNPTQAELEDMINEVDADGNNSIDFAEFMTLMARKMHDTDSEDEIREAFKVFDKNNDGHISAAELKHVMTNLGEKLSDAEISEMIREADKDGDGMIDYNEFVTMMMAK; from the exons ATGGCTGAACAATTG ACAAAAG AATTCAAGGAGgctttctcgctcttcgacAAGG ACGGAGATGGAACCATCACCACCAAGGAGCTCGGTACCGTCATGAGATCGCTCGGTCAGAACCCCACccaagctgagcttgaggacatgatcaacgag GTCGATGCCGATGGAAACAATTCGATCGACTTTGCCGAATTCATGACCCTCATGGCTAGGAAGATGCACGATACTGATTCCGAGGACGAGATCAGAGAGGCTTTCAAG GTGTTCGACAAGAACAACGATGGACATATCTCTGCCGCCGAGTTGAAACACGTCATGA CCAACCTCGGTGAGAAGCTCTCAGATGCTGAAATCAGCGAAATGATCAGGGAAGCCGACAAAGATG GGGATGGTATGATTGACTACAACGAATTCGTGACTATGATGATGGCCAAA TAA
- a CDS encoding chlorophyll synthesis pathway protein BchC has product MSNVPSEMSALYYHEARNFEIKKVPVPSINDNEILLKVDICGVCGTDQHIHEGEFISKFPLTPGHEAVGKVVAMGKNVQGFSVGDRVAADVGETCGWCHYCRKGDELFCEHFTPAGVARDGGFADYIKYHFAKCYKIKNLSDEEATLLEPASCAIHGMDKLKMPFGSKVLLIGAGPTGLILAQLMKLGGAAHITIAANKGIKMDIARKVDAADAYIDLDRKDAASQWAQIKKDNPYGFDVVAECTGVESIVNDAINYVTRGGTLLVYGVYEDKARLPSWSPTDIFVNEKRIIGSFSQTYCFPRAIDLLDSGKIKTTGMVTDVFDLKDYQKALDKMATRQALKIAIKP; this is encoded by the exons ATGTCCAACGTACCATCTGAAATGAGCGCCTTGTACTACcatgag gCTCGAaacttcgagatcaagaaagtACCTGTGCCTTccatcaacgacaatgaGATCCTCCTCAAAGTCGACATCTGTGGTGTCTGTGGTACCGAC CAACACATCCACGAAGGAGAATTCATCTCGAAATTCCCTTTGACCCCAGGACACGAAGCTGTCGGTAAGGTCGTCGCTATGGGAAAGAACGTTCAAGGGTTCTCTGTCGGCGACAGAGTCGCTGCCGATGTCGGAGAGACCTGTGGATGGTGTCACTACTGCCGAAAGGGTGACGAGCTCTTCTGTGAGCACTTCACCCCTGCTGGTGTTGCCCGAGATGGTGGATTCGCCGATTACATCAAGTA CCACTTTGCCAAATGttacaagatcaagaacctCTCCGACGAGGAAGCCACTCTTCTCGAACCCGCTTCATGTGCTATCCACGGTAtggacaagctcaagatgcCTTTCGGATCCAAGGTCCTTTTGATCGGTGCCGGTCCCACCGGTCTGATCTTGGCCCAATTGATGAAGCTCGGTGGTGCTGCTCACATCACCATCGCCGCCAACAAGGGTATCAAGATGGACATTGCTCGAAAAGTCGACGCTGCCGATGCTTacatcgacctcgaccgaAAAGACGCCGCCTCCCAATGGGcccaaatcaagaaagataaCCCGTACGGTTTCGACGTCGTCGCTGAATGTACCGGTGTCGAGTCGATCGTGAACGACGCTATCAACTACGTCACCCGAGGTGGAACCCTCTTGGTGTACGGTGTGTACGAGGACAAGGCCAGACTCCCCTCGTGGTCCCCCACCGACATCTTCGTCAACGAGAAGAGAATCATTGGATCTTTCTCCCAGACATACTGTTTCCCCCGAGCCATCGACCTCTTGGACTCTGGTAAAATCAAGACCACCGGTATGGTCACTGACGTCTTCGACTTGAAGGATTACCAAAAAGCCCTCGACAAGATGGCCACTCGACAAGCCCTCAAGATCGCCATCAAGCCTTAA